TCATTTTGACTGTTTACTCCCGGAAACATGAAGGGATCCGACCATTCtactaatattaaattattggcAAATCCAATCCACCAAGCTGCCCGACTCTGCTTCCATGTGCAGAGTTCACGTGGGCACAGTCTCTGTATGACTGTATAAATCAAAGTCAACAAGGTCACGTGTTCCCTACTCAGAGTGATCTTAGGAAACAGAGCATTAAATTGCAGCTAAAGCATCCATCCCCACCATTACCCTCTGATCCTTCGGTTGTACGATATACTGATTCCGCTCTGCTCCAATCAGGCCTTTCCTCTTAGACTTGAGCTGCTCCTGAACATCTTAAGGCCTCTCTCTCACCTTGGCCAGTATGCTTGATAATGTCACCGACACCAACCGAGGCCATATtggtaaaaagtaaaaacaaactaACCCAACCCAAGTCTCCAAATAAATAGTGGACTCCAATCCCACACTTGACCACACTGCTTTCAGAAATGGCCCAACAAGTTCTCCTTGCGGTCGCACTGGTGGCTGTAACCATGTGCCATAGCCTTGTCCATAGTGTAGCACGGGTGCCAAGCTCCGTTCCCAACTCGGGCACAGAAGTTCCGGCGGCGCCACCAAACTCAACCGAGGAGTTCCTGGAGGCGCACAACCAAGCAAGAGCTGAAGTTGGGGTTGGCCCTTTCCAGTGGAGTGAGCAGCTGGCCCACGCCACCAGCCTGCTGGTACGCTACCAAAGAGACAAACACGGCTGCCAGTTTGCAAACCTGAGCAATAGCAAGTATGGAGGGAACCAGTTGTGGGCAAGTGGATCAGGAATGACGGCGCGGCTGGCCGTTGAGGAGTGGGTGGGAGAGAAGAAGTATTACAACCATTCTGACAACTCCTGTGTGGCCAATCATGAGTGTGGGGTGTACACACAGGTGGTATGGAGGAAATCGCTGGAGTTGGGGTGTGCCAAAGCTGTGTGCGCGAAGGAAGATGCTAGTTTAACCATATGTTTCTACAATCCCCCTGGAAATGTCATAGGAGAGAGCCCCTACTAGTGTCTCTTTTCTTTAGCCTTCAAATTGAAGTTATATATATTGTAGGCGCTTTTCTTGACGTGATTTTTAATGCTTTGATTGTCTTGATCATTCCTCATCATCAATACTACAAACTGCAGATAGAGGAGCCTAACAGTTTCCTTTTGCCCAAACAAAGCGTTTAGATTTCTGCGTGAGAGATAGGGATGGAGATCCAGAATTATAGTTATCTTCTCCTCCACCAATTGCAAGTGCCTCCTTACAGATCTTTTGCAAGTGAGAGACaaggatattttaaaaaatagtttttgggtTTTATTGACATTTGagatatagattttttttttttttttagtaggaTGGGAGGgtgggattttttattttatttagaaaaaaactttTTGTGGGTCTTTGTTGATATATGAGAGAAAGcgattttgtttttaagtgGATAAAAATACCCTATTTGATAATAATGGCGCAAAAGGCATAAagttgatttataaaaaatagaaataaaattaattttatatgaattttaaacaaaattcttTCTAAATGTTCTaagaaatttggaaaagaatttaaattttaaaaagataatcttcgtaaatattttttaatttaaaatataattttttttttaagaaatttaagtTTCCATAGGCCCAAACCTCTAAACATTTGAAATTCTAATTCTCTATCCCTAAAATTTTTTTGGAGTACTTCAGCCAAATGAAATGCTTTCATATGTACTTGTTTAATtccccttcattttcttttttttttgaagaccCACTAAGTCCAACTCTTCTTATAAATGCTCTTTTTGGACTCTAATCTTACTCGAGGCATAGTAACTTTATACACATTGCCTCAACCCATAGAGAATTATGAACATAGgtggaagaggaaaaagattgaaTTCCCAAAAATACTGTGGGCGGGCGGCCTCATTGTAGGTGCCGTGTAAAAGATTAGGAGAAGGAGGTAAGAAGGATTTGAGTGGTAATACTAATACATGATGATGAGGGGCATAGGTTGTGTTGTCAACTGTATGGATATGAGCGTCTAACAAACTCTCCTAAAATATTTCAACAACCAGAAGATACGGTTGGGCGCTCATTTCCTTTTGGGACTCTACTTTCTCCTAATCCTAATCAACTCTCTCTCCCCCTTAGCCTACGCACATTGTTGCTTCACAACAACAATCATGAATGCTGCTTCTTCCCAAGCTGCCATTGATACCAAGCCGCAGCTGCGGTGGTGGGATTTACTCCGCCCCATCATGGCCCTCGTCGCTTCCTGCTGGGCCTCCTGCTATCCCCCACTCTTCTCCACATGCAAACCTGAAATTTTCACTGTAACTGGAACCATCATATGCTCAATCAATAGCAAAGTGAAGCTCTGCATTCAGGAAGATGTCGACAGCTTCCCTTTGATCATCCTTGATCTTCCTATTAACACGTCCGAGTTAGCGGGTCTAATGCAGTGTGGTACTGCCCGTATCGTTCTCCAGTGTGACCTGGGCTTGGACAGGTCGAATGAGCCTTTACTGAGTGCAGCTACGTGGGCAATGCATTGCAATGGACAGAAAATGGGGTATGCCATGAGGAGAGAGGTGACAGGAAAGGATACGCTGCTGTTGGGGACAATGCGGACGATCTCAGCTGGAGCTGGGATATTACCGGGGAAGGAGTGTGGTTTGGGGCAGTGCAAGTACCTCAGAGGCCAGTTTGAAAAGGTGGTGGCTTCCAACTATTCTGAGGCCTACCATTTGATCGATCCTTCCGGCTGCTTGGGCCAAGAGTTGAGCATATTCTTTCTGGGGATTTAGCATTTTCATTCTGAATACTGGTCTAACCAAAATGGAAGATACCTCAATTTTGCATAGCACATAGAGCCCTTCCATGATATTTAACAGTAAGTTAGAAGATACTTCAATTGCATAGCATGTATAGCAGAATGATTGATTACATTATACAAAATACAAGGTGCAGGTCATGCCATTCTACTCTCCCATTTCTGGTTTCACTACTATTTTGTTTGTACAATGGAAAGACAAAAAAACTTTCCaatatttaaaatctaaggAACAATGCAGATGAGGTTGAGTATTAGGGCATTGACCTGTTAGAGCAATCATTTGACCAGTTCTTTTGATATCAGATACCTAAAAGAGAAATTGTGAGGGATCCATTCAATGTTCTTGCGGGATTTCCCTGCTGGACATTTCTTGACACTCTTCCTCAGAGACTCAGGCAGAGACTGTTGGATCATCTCCATGACACCAGCTGGGCACAATTCTGAGTCCTTTGCAAATGACTCGACGACCTTTGGTAAAA
Above is a genomic segment from Vitis riparia cultivar Riparia Gloire de Montpellier isolate 1030 chromosome 7, EGFV_Vit.rip_1.0, whole genome shotgun sequence containing:
- the LOC117917801 gene encoding STS14 protein-like gives rise to the protein MAQQVLLAVALVAVTMCHSLVHSVARVPSSVPNSGTEVPAAPPNSTEEFLEAHNQARAEVGVGPFQWSEQLAHATSLLVRYQRDKHGCQFANLSNSKYGGNQLWASGSGMTARLAVEEWVGEKKYYNHSDNSCVANHECGVYTQVVWRKSLELGCAKAVCAKEDASLTICFYNPPGNVIGESPY
- the LOC117919233 gene encoding protein MIZU-KUSSEI 1-like; translation: MNAASSQAAIDTKPQLRWWDLLRPIMALVASCWASCYPPLFSTCKPEIFTVTGTIICSINSKVKLCIQEDVDSFPLIILDLPINTSELAGLMQCGTARIVLQCDLGLDRSNEPLLSAATWAMHCNGQKMGYAMRREVTGKDTLLLGTMRTISAGAGILPGKECGLGQCKYLRGQFEKVVASNYSEAYHLIDPSGCLGQELSIFFLGI